From one Planococcus citri chromosome 3, ihPlaCitr1.1, whole genome shotgun sequence genomic stretch:
- the LOC135838766 gene encoding gamma-tubulin complex component 2-like, protein MSEYFLYSAVKDFLNRWSCNASSEEYLQKLLRYQDRHVNRNTTVAIPEHCHTIASRSPNSEQFLQKFAQLDSGSTDLLPKYLTLLSLLQANKGLNEDLEKIAAETNNKPKNANLSTNFKTFESHEDVEKILKELTTAAAEVEEKKSKSSFIIEKKDRIEKLDVDYTIWKRIRPFISADFSNNAIICNLLPIGAIPRSSQEKYLIRDILQCLLGFHGKYMYGTRDEEKEALRKFVLEQSIYSPFKSIASEILVLSEYYSTIVRFIEERHQFSSGRVNQALCEILENILQDYRVFIIQMETKHRLQSMTLQSLLFCIQPFLETMSCLARIVHTINKAEARGGRTLSLLHDAGKHNAIEHKAADILVILIRNASVPYFEALEEWIYTGYINDPCDEFMIEDNVEAEKQNILAKGEFTNEYWKKRYRIKKDHVPTFLSQYQQKILRTGKYLNTVKQCKNISSKEMNSILERKPTCDKMCYTSLDSYEFVQSIEDAYTFASDTLLNLLINEYDILNRLKSVKRFFLIEQGDFISITMDLCEEELSKPAKEIMSTRITSLMELAIRTCSSGKVDPYKNDISIETVAEDFVLQVFRINAINTKKEKELMRKTAEKDLTGIDVIALRLNTTWPVSLIFNEKVIGCYQILFRFLLYCKYVERLLCKVWICDQQFKTLEKDSRNYHLRAFALRRKMVLFVQNLSYYMTNEVIEQHWFAFLDTIKKCQNIDDFMNHHWVYLNNCMNDCMLTSSKLVKPLMWLLKNCVDFCNFIQNNEKAGSLKKSVSSFEERIKIFEFEFNNNLGILLKLIPLCGIEECSNQLLYFLNRQNFNGYYTNLIGCPKTAEKKE, encoded by the exons ATGAGCGAGTATTTTCTTTACAGTGCTGTGAAGGATTTTCTGAACCGCTGGAG TTGCAATGCGTCATCAGAAGAATaccttcaaaaacttttacGTTATCAAGACAGACATGTAAATCGGAATACTACTGTCGCTATTCCAGAGCACTGTCATACAATTGCTAGTCGATCCCCCAATTCTgaacagtttttacaaaaatttgcacaGTTGGATTCTGGGAG TACAGATCTGCTGCCAAAATACCTGACTCTTTTATCCCTTTTACAAGCAAATAAAGGATTAAATGAAGATCTGGAAAAAATTGCGGCTGAAACTAATAATAAACCGAAAAATGCTAATCtgtcaacaaatttcaaaacgtttgAATCACACGAAGATGTCGAAAAG attttaAAAGAGCTAACTACTGCTGCTGCAGAAGTCGAAGAAAAGAAGAGCAAGTCTTCGTTCATCATTGAGAAAAAAGATAGGATTGAAAAACTTGATGTTGATTACACAATTTGGAAACGAATTCGTCCTTTTATATCCGCTGATTTCTCAAACAACGCCATTATCTGCAATCTTTTACCCATTG GAGCAATTCCTCGTTCCTCacaagaaaaatatttgataCGAGATATTCTTCAATGTTTGTTAGGGTTTCATGGCAAGTACATGTATGGAACAAGAGATGAGGAGAAGGAAGCTCTCAGAAAGTTTGTTTTAGAGCAATCCATTT ATTCTCCCTTCAAAAGTATTGCatcagaaattttagttttgtcCGAGTACTATTCAACTATCGTACGTTTTATAGAAGAACGTCATCAGTTTTCTAGCGGTAGAGTGAATCAGGCCTTatgtgaaattttagaaaatatattaCAAGACTACAGG GTATTCATTATTCAAATGGAGACTAAACATAGACTACAGTCAATGACTTTGCAGTCTCTTCTGTTCTGTATTCAACCATTTCTGGAAACCATGAGTTGCCTAGCTCGTATTGTTCATACCATTAATAAG GCTGAAGCTCGAGGCGGTCGTACTCTGAGTTTATTGCATGATGCTGGGAAACATAATGCCATCGAACATAAAGCTGCAGacattttagtgattttaattaGAAATGCATCTGTACCTTACTTCGAAGCTTTAGAAGAATGGATTTATACTGGATATATTAACGATCCTTGCGACGAa TTCATGATTGAAGATAATGTTGAagcagaaaaacaaaatattctgGCCAAAGGAGAATTCACCAATGAGTACTGGAAGAAGCGATATAGAATTAAGAAAGATCATGTGCCTACTTTTTTGTctcaatatcaacaaaaaattttgagaaccgGAAAATATTTGAATACCGTTAAACAGTGCA aaaatatttcttcaaaagaAATGAATTCCATTTTGGAAAGAAAACCTACGTGTGATAAAATGTGTTATACTAGTCTCGATAGTTATGAATTCGTTCAAAGCATCGAAGATGCTTATACTTTTGCCAGCGATACTTTGTTAAATTTATTGATTAACGAATACGATATTTTAAATAGACTGAA ATCAGTGAAACGTTTCTTTTTAATTGAACAAGGCGACTTCATCAGTATCACAATGGATTTGTGTGAAGAAGAATTATCGAAACCGGCGAAAGAAATAATGTCTACAAGAATAACTTCTTTGATGGAATTAGCTATTCGAACTTGTTCCAGTGGGAAGGTTGATCCTTATAAAAACGATATCTCCATTGAAACCGTAGCTGAAGATTTTGTTCTTCAAGTCTTCAGAATAAACGCtattaataccaaaaaagaaaaag AATTAATGAGGAAGACTGCAGAAAAAGATCTTACCGGTATAGATGTAATAGCTTTGCGTCTGAACACTACATGGCctgtttctttaattttcaacgagaaaGTTATTGGATGTTATCAAATTCTGTTTCGATTTCTGCTTTATTGCAAATATGTAGAAAGATTGCTGTGcaa AGTATGGATTTGTGACCAGCAATTCAAAACACTGGAGAAAGACAGTAGAAATTATCATCTGAGAGCCTTCGCACTTCGGCGTAAAATGGTACTGTTTGTACAAAATTTAAGTTACTATATGACCAACGAAGTGATTGAACAacattggtttgcatttttgGACACCATCAAGAAA tGTCAGAATATAGATGATTTCATGAATCATCATTGGGTGTATTTGAATAATTGCATGAACGATTGTATGTTAACATCTTCAAAACTTGTCAAACCTTTAATGTGGCTACTAAAAAATTgcgttgatttttgtaatttcattcaG aataatGAAAAGGCCGGATCCCTTAAGAAAAGCGTTAGTTCATTCGAAGaaaggattaaaatttttgaatttgaattcaacAATAATCTAGGAATCTTACTTAAATTGATTCCTCTGTGCGGCATTGAAGAATGTAGTAATCAATTATTGTACTTCCTGAACAG GCAAAACTTCAATGGTTACTATACAAATTTGATTGGATGTCCAAAAACCGCAGAAAAGAAAGAATAA
- the LOC135838775 gene encoding ubiquitin-conjugating enzyme E2 D2B-like → MSPCVVRIHKEIYSLLRHPPKDFICRPKFDDFSLEIILNGAPGTCYENGTFVLELVVPKQYPFESPKLQFMTSIYHPNVDISGRICLDLLGGGWCPSNTLHHLLEAVKCLMYHPNIEDPLIPERAFQYKYDYDEFQRKAKEWTRIFAPKLDMNVLKPPMDYNRKRQFEQEEVTYGSRKRYF, encoded by the exons ATGAGTCCGTGCGTTGTTCGAATTCACAAGGAAATATATTCTCTTCTTCGACATCCTCCCAAGGATTTCATTTGCCGGCcgaaatttgatgatttttccctTGAAATAA ttttaaatggCGCTCCGGGGACATGTTACGAAAACGGAACGTTTGTTCTTGAACTTGTTGTACCAAAACA gtatCCGTTCGAAAGTCCAAAATTGCAGTTTATGACTTCGATTTATCACCCGAATGTCGATATTTCCGGAAGAATTTGTCTTGATTTGTTAGGTGGTGGTTGGTGTCCTTCAAATACCTTGCATCACTTACTGGAAGCGGTAAAGTGTTTGATGTACCACCCTAATATTGAGGATCCTCTTATTCCAGAACGG GCTTTTCAGTATAAATACGACTATGATGAATTTCAACGCAAAGCCAAAGAATGGACGCGAATTTTCGCTCCAAAACTTGATATGAATGTATTGAAACCG CCGATGGATTACAATCGTAAACGCCAATTCGAACAAGAAGAAGTGACGTACGGAAGTCGTaaacgatatttttaa
- the Nubp2 gene encoding cytosolic Fe-S cluster assembly factor Nubp2 homolog, whose protein sequence is MTIKDVKHIILILSGKGGVGKSTVSVQLSLSLKEKGFKVGLLDIDLCGPSIPHLLNLEDKDIHQSSEGWIPVYTDQDQNLAVMSIGFLLKSRNDSVAWRGPKKTATINQFLTDVNWQNLDYLIIDTPPGTSDEHITVIEKMRELNCDGAILVTTPQEVAIEDVRKEYTLCKKTGIPVIGIIENMSGYVCNNCHECTNIFSSEGGKLFAEFVSVPFLGRIPIDLRLGNRTNSIRSISAEFPDSQSAKTFQNIIEIITKV, encoded by the exons ATGACAATTAAAGACGTTAAGCACATCATTCTGATACTTTCTGGTAAAGGAGGTGTCGGAAAATCAACCGTAAGTGTACAGTTATCactttcattgaaagaaaaaggATTCAAG gtcGGTTTATTAGATATTGACTTATGCGGACCTTCAATACCTCATCTATTGAATTTGGAAGATAAAGATATTCATCAAAGTTCTGAGGGATGGATACCTGTGTATACCGATCAAGATCAAAACCTGGCTGTCATGTCTAttggatttttattaaaaagcaGAAACGATAGTGTTGCATGGAGAGGACCAAAGAAAACTG cAACAATCAACCAATTTCTCACCGACGTAAATTGGCAGAATTTGGATTATTTAATCATTGATACTCCTCCGGGAACATCAGATGAACATATTACAGTTATCGAAAAGATGAG AGAACTGAATTGTGATGGAGCCATATTGGTGACTACTCCTCAGGAGGTGGCGATTGAAGATGTCCGAAAAGAATATACATTATGTAAAAAAACTGGCATACCTGTGATAGGAATTATTGAAAACATGAGCGGTTACGTGTGCAATAATTGTCAT GAATGTACAAACATATTCTCAAGTGAAGGCGGAAAACTTTTCGCAGAATTTGTATCTGTTCCGTTTTTGGGAAGAATACCTATCGATTTAAGACTAGGAAATAGAACCAATTCAATACGGAGTATTTCAGCTGAATTTCCTGATTCACAATCtgcaaaaacttttcaaaatatcattgaAATAATCACCAAGGTGTAA